The Haloplanus sp. CK5-1 genome segment ACGGCCGCCAGAGTGCCGGTCAGCGCGAGGGCGGGATCGGGGAGTCCGGATCGCGTGGCGCGGTCGATACCCGAAACCACGTCGCCGAGGCCCCGGATCGTCGACGTCGGACGCCACACCGTCGCCAGCGCGGCACTCGCCGTCGCCAGCGTCACTCCGGGGACGAGGAGGGACTGTGGGGCGACGCCGAGGGCACTGGCGGCCGCCTCGGTGAAGGGGGCGGTCGCGAACACGAGCCGGGACCACGGGATGACCCCCAGCGCGACGAACGCGGCGACGGCGGCGACCGCCCCGGCGAGCAAGATACCGGAGAGAACCGCTCGGGGGACGGTTCGCCGCGGCTCCCGTGTCGACGCCGCGAGCGCCACACCACCCTCGAAGCCGGCGAAGCCGACGAGCGTCGCGACGGTGGCGGCGCCGAGCGAGCGCAGCGGGGCGTTCCGGAGCGTCGGCGTCGGGAACAGCGGCGAGAAGTTGGCCGGGGCGAGGGCCGTCAGTCCGGCGACGACCATGCCGACGAGGAGCGCGAGGAGTGCGCCGACCGTCCAGAGTTGGATCCGCCCGGCGACGGCTGGACCGAGGGCGTGGACGGCGACGACGACGACGAGGACGGCGAGGGCCGCGGCGGTGGGTACAGCGGGAGCGAGGGTTCGGCCGAGGGCGGTGACGAGGGCGGCGAGGACGGCGGCGTAGGCGCCGACGGCTGGCCACGCCGCGAGGAATCCGAGCGGTCGGGACCCCCACGTCCGCGAGACGGCGAAGTAGACGACTCCCTCGCGTTCGGCGAGCGGACTCGACAGGAAGATGGCGTGGGGAACGCCGACCGCACAGACGGCGAGCGTCGCGACGAGGTAGGCCGCCGGTGTGCCGGGTCCGCCGAGGTTCTCGACGCCACGAGGGACGACGAACACGCCGGCCCCGAGCGGGAGGCTGAGCGAGACCGCGAGGACGTGTCGGAGTCCGAGGGGGCCGGCACGGGACACGGCCTCACGTTACATCGACGAAGGATAACTTCGGGGGCCGTCGGCCGTGCCGAACAGGACGGCACACGAGCGTCGAAACCCCGTCAGGGACTCGTGTTCGACAGAATTATTCCGCTCGTCCGACTTCCACCGGTATGAGCGAAATCGTAGTGGCGCTTCCCGACGGATCGGAACTCACCGTCGAGGAGGGGTCGACGGTCGAGGACGTCGCCTTCGAGATCGGGCCGGGCCTCGGACGCGACACCGTCGCGGGCGTCGTCGACGGCGACCTCGTCGACAAGGCCACGCCCCTCTCCGACGGGGCCGACCTCGTCATCGTCACCGAGGACAGCGACGAGTATCGCCGCGTGTTGCGCCACTCGGCGGCCCACGTCTTCGCACAGGCACTCCAGCGCCTCCACCCCGAGGCCAAACTCGCGATCGGACCACCGACGGACGACGGCTTCTACTACGACGTGACCGGCGTCGACCTCGACAGCGACGACCTCGAAGCGATCGAGGCCGAGGCCGAGGAGATCATCGCCGAGGACCTCGACATCGAACGCGTCGAACGGCCACGGGACGAGGTCGTCGCGGCCTACGAGGACAACCCCTACAAACGGGAGATCATGAACGAGGAGGCGGCGGGCGAGGACCCCGTTACCGTCTACCGACAGGGCGAATTCGAGGACCTCTGTGAGGGTCCCCACGTCGAGTCGACCGGCGAGATCGGCGCGTTCACGCTCCTGAACATCTCCTCGGCGTACTGGCGTGGCGACGAGGACAACGACACGCTCACGCGTGTGTACGGGACGGCCTTCGCCGACGAGGACGAGATGGAGGCCTACCTCGAACGTCGACGGAAGGCCGAGGAGCGCGACCATCGAAAGCTCGGCCAGGAACTCGACATCTTCTCCATCGACGAGACGACGGGGCCGGGACTGCCGCTCTATCACCCGAACGGCAAGCGGATCCTCGACGAACTCGCCGGCTACGCCCGGGACCTCAACCTCGACGCGGGGTACGACCCCGTCGAGACCCCACACCTCTTCCGGACGGAACTGTGGAAGAAGTCGGGCCACTACGAGAACTACGTCGACGACATGTTCCTACTCGACGTGAACGACGAGGAGTACGGGTTGAAGCCGATGAACTGCCCGGGACACGCGACCATCTTCGACCAGCAGTCGTGGTCGTACCGGGACCTCCCGGTCCGCTACTTCGAGGACGGCAAGGTGTACCGGAAGGAACAGCGCGGCGAGTTGTCCGGGCTCTCGCGGGTGTGGGCGTTCACCATCGACGACGGCCACGTGTTCGTCCAGCCAGAGGGGATCGAGCGCGAGGTGACGCTCGTGATCGACAACATCTTCGAGGTGTTCGAGACGTTCGACCTCGACGCGGAGGTCGCGCTCGCGACCCGACCGGAGAAGTCCGTCGGGAGCGACGAAATCTGGGAGCGCGCCGAGTCACAACTCCGGGCGGTGCTCGACGACCACGGGATCGACTACGACGTCGAGGAGGGCGACGGGGCGTTCTACGGGCCGAAGATCGACTTCGCGTTCGAGGACGCACTCGGTCGGGCGTGGGACGGGCCGACGGTCCAACTCGACTTCAACATGCCCGAGCGGTTCGATCTGACCTACACCGGCGAGGACAACGAGGACCACCGACCAGTGATGATCCACCGCGCGCTCTATGGCAGTTACGAGCGGTTCCTGATGGTGCTGATCGAGCACTTCGACGGGAAGTTCCCACTCTGGCTCGCGCCCGAACAGGTGCGGATCCTCCCTGTCAGCGACGACAATCTCGGCTACGCCCACCGCGTCGCGAACGAACTCGACGACTTCCGGGTGGAGATCGAGGACCGATCCTGGACCGTCGGCCGCAAGATCCAACAGGCTCACAGCGACCGCGTGCCCTACATGCTCGTCGTCGGCGACGACGAGGAAGCGGAGGGGACGGTGTCCGTGCGGGACCGGGACGAGCGAGAGCGGTCGGACGTGGACCGCGAGACGTTCGCCGCCCACCTTCGAGCGGAACGCGACGAAAAACGTGTCGAACCGGACTTCCTCGACTAGTCGAGCATCGCCTGGTTCTCCTCGTCGATCAGGTTGTTGAGGCGGCGGCGAATCCCGGTCGAGAACTGATGTTGTGCGTGTCGGGTCGGTGTCTCGGTCGAGACGGGCCGGGTCTCGTCGCGCCATCGGGCGTCGGGTCGGGGTTGGTCGGTCGCGGTGCGCTGGGTCGTGGACGGCTGTTGTGTGCTCATTCGGAGTGGGTCGGATCGGGTCGGTCGAACGTCGATACCTGTCGATGGAGAAGGGTCAGTCGCGTACAGGTACGACGTGCGAGTGCATCGACCGAGTCGACGGCCCTATCCTTCATAAAAGTTCCTGTTCTACACGGCAGCGGGAGGGTCGGGTCGGCGCGACGACGGTGCGAAGACACTTGTGAACGGCCCGAAACGGTCCGATATGGACGTTCGAACCTCCCGCGTCGACACCCAGTGTCGGCGTTGACGACCGCCGCGGCCGTGATCGCACTCGTCGCCACGGCCGCCTACTTCGCCGGGGTGGTCCCCGGCGTCCCGAAGACGCTCCCGGCGTTCGTCAGGTTGGTGTCGGTGACCCTCGTGTTGTTCGTCGCCGCGACGGTGGCGTGGATCGCGGCGCTCGCGACGGAGTGACGCGGCGGGGGCGTGACCCACCCCGTGGCGACGACGTTGCCGTCGCAGTGGCGGAGTCGCCAGCGCCGCTCGTCGCCCCGGTCGCGGAAGCGGGCGAGCCTCCGCGATCCGCCGCCGTCCCGGCGCGGGTGGGTCGTCCGCCGCCGGGACGTCGGTACCGACGGCGTTCGCACCCTCGCCCGACCGGATCACACAGG includes the following:
- the thrS gene encoding threonine--tRNA ligase; the protein is MSEIVVALPDGSELTVEEGSTVEDVAFEIGPGLGRDTVAGVVDGDLVDKATPLSDGADLVIVTEDSDEYRRVLRHSAAHVFAQALQRLHPEAKLAIGPPTDDGFYYDVTGVDLDSDDLEAIEAEAEEIIAEDLDIERVERPRDEVVAAYEDNPYKREIMNEEAAGEDPVTVYRQGEFEDLCEGPHVESTGEIGAFTLLNISSAYWRGDEDNDTLTRVYGTAFADEDEMEAYLERRRKAEERDHRKLGQELDIFSIDETTGPGLPLYHPNGKRILDELAGYARDLNLDAGYDPVETPHLFRTELWKKSGHYENYVDDMFLLDVNDEEYGLKPMNCPGHATIFDQQSWSYRDLPVRYFEDGKVYRKEQRGELSGLSRVWAFTIDDGHVFVQPEGIEREVTLVIDNIFEVFETFDLDAEVALATRPEKSVGSDEIWERAESQLRAVLDDHGIDYDVEEGDGAFYGPKIDFAFEDALGRAWDGPTVQLDFNMPERFDLTYTGEDNEDHRPVMIHRALYGSYERFLMVLIEHFDGKFPLWLAPEQVRILPVSDDNLGYAHRVANELDDFRVEIEDRSWTVGRKIQQAHSDRVPYMLVVGDDEEAEGTVSVRDRDERERSDVDRETFAAHLRAERDEKRVEPDFLD
- a CDS encoding APC family permease: MSRAGPLGLRHVLAVSLSLPLGAGVFVVPRGVENLGGPGTPAAYLVATLAVCAVGVPHAIFLSSPLAEREGVVYFAVSRTWGSRPLGFLAAWPAVGAYAAVLAALVTALGRTLAPAVPTAAALAVLVVVVAVHALGPAVAGRIQLWTVGALLALLVGMVVAGLTALAPANFSPLFPTPTLRNAPLRSLGAATVATLVGFAGFEGGVALAASTREPRRTVPRAVLSGILLAGAVAAVAAFVALGVIPWSRLVFATAPFTEAAASALGVAPQSLLVPGVTLATASAALATVWRPTSTIRGLGDVVSGIDRATRSGLPDPALALTGTLAAVVVVLDAVGPALYLSLVGIFLPYAAVAVSAAALPAVRPALYRRCRLRLPPAVLAVVSVFGAVAAAAVLRYVVVLDPATTLGVARWAPSLSVVPDAVLVRDPLLTVVPAALLWELVGVVVLAVAADYRAEHDRYRPPLDAAYDE